A stretch of Spirosoma oryzicola DNA encodes these proteins:
- the kynU gene encoding kynureninase — translation MTYENDRSFAQQLDQNDPIRPFRDRFHIPHRDEKPLIYLCGNSLGLQPKTAREALNQELSTWQNLGVEGWFEQPEGAEHTWLGYHNTCKESLAQIVGADRSEVCPMNALTVNLHLLLASFYQPGKIAGKYKILTIAGDFPSDQYALETHIKQRGLDPADVLIEVSPRPDDGLIHTTDIQKAIAQHADSLALIWMSGLNYYTGQVYNMDAITRMAQQHCVPVGFDLAHAIGNVPLRLHEWGVDFATWCSYKYLNGGPGAVSGVFVHQKHHDQNLPRLAGWWGYREDRRFEMTPGFLPAPGADGWQVSTPNILALALHRASLAITAEAGIIPLRQKSQLLTGYLEHVLAPFDEIQILTPDDPNQRGCQLSLLVRKKGKELFTYLTEQGIIGDWREPDCIRLAPTPLYNTFDDVWQVGEALRRYFTK, via the coding sequence ATGACCTACGAAAACGACCGTTCTTTTGCGCAGCAGCTCGATCAAAACGACCCGATCCGTCCCTTCCGTGACCGCTTTCATATCCCGCACCGCGACGAAAAACCGCTAATCTATCTGTGTGGTAATTCACTCGGCTTGCAGCCTAAAACGGCACGAGAAGCGCTAAATCAGGAATTGTCTACGTGGCAGAATTTAGGTGTCGAAGGATGGTTTGAGCAACCGGAGGGCGCTGAACATACCTGGCTCGGCTACCACAACACCTGTAAAGAATCGCTGGCGCAGATTGTCGGGGCCGACCGGTCAGAAGTGTGTCCGATGAATGCCTTGACCGTAAATTTACACCTGTTGCTGGCGTCGTTCTATCAGCCGGGAAAAATAGCCGGAAAATACAAAATCCTGACGATTGCAGGTGATTTTCCATCGGATCAGTACGCGCTCGAAACGCACATCAAGCAACGCGGTCTGGACCCCGCCGATGTACTGATCGAAGTAAGTCCTCGACCCGATGATGGATTGATTCACACGACGGATATTCAGAAGGCTATTGCCCAGCACGCCGATTCGTTGGCGCTGATCTGGATGAGTGGCCTAAACTACTACACCGGACAGGTTTACAATATGGATGCGATCACACGAATGGCGCAGCAGCACTGCGTTCCTGTCGGGTTCGATCTGGCCCACGCCATCGGCAATGTCCCGCTTCGTCTGCACGAATGGGGCGTTGATTTTGCGACCTGGTGTTCGTACAAATACCTCAACGGTGGTCCCGGAGCGGTGTCGGGCGTGTTTGTCCACCAAAAGCATCACGATCAGAATTTACCCCGACTGGCTGGCTGGTGGGGTTATCGCGAGGACCGTCGCTTTGAGATGACGCCGGGTTTTCTGCCCGCTCCGGGTGCCGATGGTTGGCAGGTGAGCACCCCGAATATTCTGGCCCTGGCTTTGCACCGCGCTTCGCTGGCCATAACGGCAGAAGCCGGTATAATTCCACTCCGGCAAAAAAGTCAGTTACTGACGGGTTATCTTGAGCACGTACTAGCTCCCTTCGATGAGATTCAGATTTTAACGCCCGATGATCCAAACCAGCGGGGGTGTCAGTTGTCGCTATTGGTGCGGAAAAAAGGAAAAGAGTTGTTTACCTATCTGACCGAGCAAGGCATCATCGGCGACTGGCGCGAACCCGACTGCATTCGGCTGGCCCCTACACCGCTGTACAACACATTCGATGATGTGTGGCAGGTCGGCGAGGCACTGCGTCGTTATTTCACGAAGTAG
- the queG gene encoding tRNA epoxyqueuosine(34) reductase QueG, translating into MHSSTSQYTTLIKAKAKELGFDFCGVANADFLEEEAPRLETWLKNGMHGQMNYMANHFDKRLDPRLLVDDAKSVITVLLNYYPDQKLPEGDADYKLSKYAYGTDYHFVIKDKLKSLLDYIQEEIGEVGGRAFVDSAPVMDKAWAKRAGLGWVGKHTNLINREIGSFFFIGELILDLQLEPDGPITDYCGTCTRCIDACPTDAIVGPYVVDGSKCISYFTIELKESIPQEVQGKFNNWIFGCDICQDVCPWNRFAKPHKTPAFDAHPDLATFTNSEWEEITEDVFREIFRRSAVKRTKLEGLKRNVAFSKPTS; encoded by the coding sequence ATGCATTCATCAACAAGCCAGTACACAACACTGATCAAAGCGAAAGCCAAAGAATTGGGCTTTGATTTTTGTGGTGTCGCCAACGCCGATTTTCTGGAAGAGGAAGCCCCGCGGCTGGAAACCTGGCTTAAAAACGGCATGCATGGTCAGATGAATTACATGGCGAATCATTTTGACAAACGGCTTGATCCGCGTCTGCTAGTCGATGATGCAAAATCGGTCATCACGGTTTTGTTGAATTACTACCCCGATCAAAAATTACCGGAAGGCGACGCCGATTATAAGCTATCCAAATACGCCTATGGAACAGATTATCATTTCGTTATCAAAGATAAGCTAAAATCGCTACTGGACTACATTCAGGAGGAAATTGGTGAGGTAGGCGGGCGCGCTTTTGTCGATTCTGCACCGGTTATGGACAAAGCGTGGGCGAAACGCGCGGGCCTCGGCTGGGTCGGGAAACACACGAATCTGATCAACCGAGAGATCGGTTCATTCTTTTTTATCGGCGAACTGATTCTTGACCTCCAACTCGAACCCGACGGCCCTATCACCGATTATTGCGGCACCTGCACCCGCTGCATCGACGCCTGCCCCACCGACGCCATCGTCGGTCCGTACGTGGTTGATGGCAGCAAATGCATCTCGTATTTTACGATAGAACTGAAAGAATCGATTCCCCAGGAGGTTCAGGGAAAATTCAATAACTGGATTTTTGGCTGTGACATCTGTCAGGATGTATGCCCCTGGAACCGTTTTGCGAAACCGCACAAAACGCCAGCTTTCGATGCGCATCCAGACCTCGCGACGTTTACCAACTCCGAGTGGGAAGAAATCACGGAAGATGTTTTCCGCGAAATCTTCCGCCGATCGGCTGTCAAGCGAACCAAGTTAGAAGGGCTGAAACGGAACGTCGCCTTTAGCAAGCCTACTTCGTGA